In one Pseudomonas sp. 31-12 genomic region, the following are encoded:
- a CDS encoding argininosuccinate synthase — translation MADVNKVVLAYSGGLDTSVILKWLQDTYNCEVVTFTADLGQGEEVEPARAKAQAMGVKEIYIDDLREEFVRDFVFPMFRANTVYEGEYLLGTSIARPLIAKRLIEIANETGADAISHGATGKGNDQVRFELGAYALKPGVKVIAPWREWDLLSREKLMDYAEKHNIPIERHGKKKSPYSMDANLLHISYEGGVLEDTWTEHEEDMWKWTVSPEKAPDKAQYLELTYRNGDIVALDGVEMTPATVLATLNRIGGEHGIGRLDIVENRYVGMKSRGCYETPGGTIMLRAHRAIESITLDREVAHLKDELMPKYASLIYTGYWWSPERLMLQQMIDASQAHVNGVVRLKLYKGNVIVTGRKSDESLFDANIATFEEDGGAYNQADAAGFIKLNALRMRIAANKGRKLF, via the coding sequence ATGGCGGACGTAAACAAGGTCGTTCTGGCGTATTCCGGCGGCCTGGACACTTCGGTGATCCTCAAGTGGCTGCAGGATACTTATAACTGTGAAGTCGTGACCTTCACCGCTGACCTGGGTCAGGGCGAAGAGGTCGAACCTGCACGCGCCAAGGCTCAGGCCATGGGCGTGAAAGAGATCTATATCGACGATCTGCGCGAAGAGTTCGTGCGTGATTTCGTTTTCCCGATGTTCCGCGCCAACACCGTTTACGAAGGCGAGTACCTGCTGGGTACTTCCATCGCTCGTCCGTTGATCGCCAAACGCCTGATCGAAATCGCCAACGAAACCGGCGCTGACGCCATTTCCCACGGCGCCACCGGCAAGGGCAACGACCAGGTTCGTTTCGAACTGGGCGCCTACGCACTCAAGCCAGGCGTGAAAGTGATCGCCCCTTGGCGCGAGTGGGACCTGCTCTCCCGTGAAAAGCTGATGGATTATGCTGAAAAGCACAACATCCCGATCGAGCGCCACGGCAAGAAAAAATCCCCGTACTCGATGGATGCCAACCTGCTGCACATTTCCTATGAAGGCGGCGTGCTGGAAGACACCTGGACCGAGCACGAAGAAGACATGTGGAAATGGACCGTCTCCCCGGAGAAGGCTCCAGACAAGGCGCAATACCTGGAGCTGACCTACCGCAACGGCGACATCGTGGCACTGGACGGCGTCGAAATGACCCCAGCCACCGTGCTGGCGACCCTGAACCGTATCGGTGGCGAACACGGCATCGGCCGTCTCGACATCGTCGAGAACCGTTACGTGGGCATGAAGTCCCGTGGCTGCTATGAAACCCCAGGCGGCACTATCATGCTGCGCGCTCACCGTGCGATCGAATCGATCACCCTGGACCGCGAAGTGGCTCATCTCAAAGACGAGTTGATGCCTAAATACGCCAGCCTGATCTACACCGGTTACTGGTGGAGCCCTGAGCGTCTGATGCTGCAACAGATGATCGATGCGTCCCAGGCACACGTGAACGGCGTTGTGCGCCTGAAGCTGTACAAGGGCAACGTGATCGTCACTGGTCGCAAGTCCGACGAATCGTTGTTCGATGCCAACATCGCGACCTTCGAAGAAGACGGTGGTGCTTACAACCAGGCCGACGCGGCGGGCTTTATCAAGCTCAACGCCTTGCGCATGCGCATTGCTGCAAACAAAGGCCGGAAGCTTTTCTGA
- a CDS encoding OmpA family protein: MRQRYLALLSVFASLPAMALTFQTRLESIEWTVEGDKFECRLTQPITDFGSGEFVRRAGEQATFRLKAYNAMIGGGSATLLAAAAPWQPGRGDINLGSVRIGSGNVLFNSSQVQAGRLISGLMDGRSPVIRHSSGDGRVSEVRLLPVKFSKAFNDYQGCVAKLLPKNFEQVKQSEIGFPGEGVDLNPQAKAQLQVMLEFMKADPTVNHIELDGHSDNSGNRLTNRELSRRRALAVMEYFKANGIQESQITMRFHGERYPVVPNTNATNRAKNRRVAVRLERVAPTEKVAPQTTTPGSSSATS; encoded by the coding sequence GTGCGCCAGCGTTATTTAGCCTTGCTCAGTGTGTTTGCCAGCCTCCCTGCGATGGCGCTCACTTTCCAGACGCGTCTGGAGAGCATCGAGTGGACGGTCGAAGGTGACAAGTTCGAATGCCGCCTGACTCAACCGATCACCGATTTCGGTTCGGGTGAATTCGTGCGCCGTGCCGGTGAGCAGGCGACGTTTCGTCTCAAAGCCTACAACGCGATGATCGGCGGCGGTTCCGCGACGCTGCTGGCGGCCGCTGCACCGTGGCAACCGGGACGTGGCGACATCAACCTGGGCTCGGTGAGAATCGGCAGCGGCAATGTGTTGTTCAACAGTTCGCAAGTTCAGGCCGGGCGCCTGATCAGCGGGTTGATGGACGGCCGCAGCCCGGTCATCCGCCATTCCTCTGGCGATGGTCGCGTGTCTGAGGTACGCCTGTTGCCGGTCAAGTTCAGCAAGGCTTTCAACGACTATCAGGGTTGCGTCGCGAAGCTGCTGCCGAAGAATTTCGAGCAGGTCAAACAGTCCGAGATCGGCTTCCCGGGTGAAGGCGTCGATCTCAATCCGCAAGCCAAGGCGCAGTTGCAGGTGATGCTGGAGTTCATGAAGGCGGATCCGACGGTCAATCACATCGAACTCGATGGGCACTCCGACAACAGCGGCAATCGCCTGACCAACCGCGAGCTGTCACGCCGCCGGGCGCTGGCGGTAATGGAGTATTTCAAGGCCAATGGCATCCAGGAATCGCAGATCACCATGCGTTTCCACGGTGAACGCTATCCTGTGGTGCCAAACACCAATGCCACCAACCGCGCGAAGAATCGCCGGGTAGCCGTGCGCCTGGAACGGGTGGCACCGACCGAGAAAGTCGCGCCTCAAACCACCACGCCGGGAAGCTCCTCGGCGACCTCCTGA